The following are from one region of the Nocardia terpenica genome:
- a CDS encoding serine hydrolase: protein MSTERKRLRRRGFRGAALLSAMLAVSACAAHADTAAPVGVVASPGAETPHPTADPVDESFGVPATLAADFANLQQDLHGTVGLAVMRVGGDHALTLGTWTTGIAWSTIKVPLALAALRHDPVGLTDTATAAITASDNDAAQALWEALGGGNQAADAVEAVLREAGDTTTDIAQRHNPDGQVSVDDPLAFGSTVWTLLDQVRFASRLPCLHHASRVVDLMGQITSSQSWGLGAFVGAEFKGGWGPDDVTGNYLVRQFGLVPTWSGQLAVALAAQPDSGLYDDATAMLDKLAALLARHVHELGGGECRA from the coding sequence ATGTCTACTGAGCGCAAGCGCCTGCGGCGCAGGGGGTTCCGCGGCGCCGCGCTGCTGTCGGCGATGCTGGCGGTGTCGGCGTGCGCCGCGCACGCCGACACCGCCGCGCCCGTCGGGGTCGTCGCCTCGCCCGGTGCCGAAACACCCCACCCCACCGCCGATCCCGTCGACGAGAGCTTCGGCGTCCCCGCCACCCTGGCCGCCGATTTCGCGAACCTGCAGCAGGATCTGCACGGCACCGTGGGACTGGCGGTGATGCGGGTCGGCGGCGACCACGCCCTCACCCTGGGCACCTGGACCACCGGCATCGCCTGGTCCACCATCAAGGTGCCGCTGGCGCTGGCCGCATTGCGCCACGACCCGGTCGGCCTCACCGATACCGCGACCGCCGCCATCACCGCCTCGGACAACGATGCGGCGCAGGCGCTCTGGGAGGCGCTGGGCGGCGGCAACCAGGCCGCCGACGCGGTCGAGGCGGTGCTGCGCGAGGCGGGCGACACCACCACCGATATCGCCCAGCGGCACAACCCCGACGGGCAGGTGTCGGTGGACGATCCGCTGGCCTTCGGCTCCACCGTGTGGACCCTGCTCGACCAGGTCCGCTTCGCCTCCCGGCTGCCCTGCCTGCACCACGCCTCCCGCGTGGTCGACCTGATGGGCCAGATCACCTCCAGCCAGAGCTGGGGCCTGGGCGCGTTCGTGGGCGCGGAATTCAAGGGCGGCTGGGGCCCCGACGACGTGACCGGCAACTACCTGGTGCGCCAGTTCGGGCTGGTCCCCACGTGGTCCGGGCAGCTGGCGGTGGCGCTTGCCGCCCAACCGGATTCGGGCCTGTACGACGACGCGACGGCCATGCTGGACAAGCTGGCCGCGCTGCTGGCCCGGCACGTGCACGAACTCGGCGGCGGCGAATGCCGCGCGTGA
- a CDS encoding serine/threonine-protein kinase: protein MNAPRSRAGSRFGPYELRSLLGRGGMGEVYEAYDTSKGRVVALKLLPEELAHDPSYQERFRRESQATARLAEPHIIPIHDWGEIDGVLYIDMRLVRGQNLRALLRRECPMDPARAVAIVDQVADALDAAHSAGLVHRDVKPANVLVTEADFAYLADFGIARSEGDSGMTLVGTAIGSYIYMAPERFDVGPVDGRADVYSLGCVLHECLTGATPFPVQSVSVLIRSHLSEPPPRASLHRPDVPPALDAVIAHAMAKTPADRYPTAGEFAGAARAAIGLSPNYRTPQPTPDTPHPPPPVNPPSRTEATTYLALNALNTLRSSNPPVPHTAPDAENDRATYAEPVSTSEQSYGTPDNGSEQEANSTPVGDSGRDAYDAPVGESRQDTYATPASEQHAYGKPVGDSRRDAYDAPVGESRQDTYATPASEGRQHAYGEPVGDSRQGAFGTPASGSRQDTYDAPANDSSTYGEPVGDSGQDTHGAPSPGSGQGGYGASVSEGGPESRSARGGYEASGETSADVVPGGYGAGGGRDMPGVRMRDEATTFQPFGPEGPTIAAQMRPRGADPTRVFPVEAGQEPAPRGYPLDEGGEPPVAGAPTTVMPTGVGTGRPSTADSPTTFMARDRAPSDAEDTDPQAHGFEPPTTGTLRIIPPAKQGDEHDTGSDLPVIHPSDPTLVRPGEFQFTPLPQQSPPRPPAPWELPPRTEFLPRSDLRQPGAETAYEGDEYGYEEGEGYGYDEHYGGSDYAADEYDDRRANKRSIAVPIVLGVLGVALAAVVAAFGWHVLNKPPGTSVAISTGSPTTRAATASPSPSAATTTGAATSTSAAATPPPGATACQSTGAAQGKYAHAATGTSVTSCGFAEAVRAAYAQAASAGSQPATVVALSPVTGRSYTMTCTTSGRVVTCSGGENAVVYVY, encoded by the coding sequence GTGAACGCACCGCGCTCACGGGCCGGCAGCCGATTCGGCCCGTACGAGCTGCGCTCACTGCTGGGCAGGGGCGGCATGGGCGAGGTCTACGAAGCCTATGACACCAGCAAGGGGCGGGTCGTTGCGCTGAAGTTGCTGCCCGAGGAGCTGGCGCACGATCCGAGCTATCAGGAACGCTTCCGCCGCGAATCGCAGGCGACGGCGCGGCTGGCCGAGCCGCATATCATCCCGATTCACGACTGGGGTGAGATCGACGGGGTTCTCTACATCGATATGCGGCTGGTGCGCGGGCAGAATCTGCGTGCGCTGCTGCGCCGGGAGTGCCCGATGGATCCGGCGCGGGCGGTCGCGATCGTCGACCAGGTGGCGGACGCGCTGGATGCCGCGCACTCCGCCGGGCTGGTGCACCGCGACGTGAAACCGGCCAATGTGCTGGTCACCGAGGCGGATTTCGCGTACCTGGCCGACTTCGGCATCGCCCGCAGCGAGGGCGACAGCGGGATGACGCTGGTGGGCACCGCGATCGGCTCCTACATCTACATGGCGCCCGAGCGGTTCGACGTGGGCCCGGTCGACGGCCGCGCCGACGTCTACTCGCTGGGCTGCGTGCTGCACGAATGCCTCACCGGCGCAACCCCGTTCCCGGTACAGAGCGTGAGCGTGCTCATCCGCTCCCACCTGTCCGAACCCCCGCCGCGCGCCAGCCTGCACCGCCCCGACGTCCCGCCCGCCCTGGACGCGGTCATCGCCCACGCCATGGCGAAGACCCCCGCCGACCGCTACCCCACCGCCGGAGAATTCGCAGGCGCCGCCCGCGCCGCCATCGGCCTGTCCCCGAATTACCGCACCCCCCAACCAACCCCCGACACCCCCCACCCACCACCGCCGGTCAATCCCCCCTCCCGCACCGAGGCCACCACCTACCTCGCCCTGAACGCCCTCAACACGCTACGCAGCAGCAACCCACCCGTCCCGCACACGGCACCAGACGCCGAAAACGATCGCGCCACCTACGCCGAACCGGTCAGCACCAGCGAACAGAGCTACGGCACACCGGACAACGGGAGCGAACAAGAGGCGAACAGCACACCAGTCGGCGACAGCGGACGAGACGCATACGACGCACCAGTCGGCGAGAGCCGACAAGACACGTACGCCACGCCAGCCAGCGAACAGCACGCATACGGCAAGCCAGTCGGCGACAGCCGACGAGACGCATACGACGCACCAGTCGGCGAGAGCCGACAAGACACGTACGCCACGCCAGCCAGCGAGGGCCGACAGCACGCATACGGCGAGCCAGTCGGCGATAGCCGACAAGGCGCGTTCGGCACGCCAGCCAGCGGCAGCCGACAAGACACGTACGACGCACCAGCCAACGACAGCAGCACATACGGCGAGCCAGTCGGCGACAGCGGGCAAGACACCCATGGCGCACCGAGCCCCGGGAGCGGGCAAGGCGGATATGGCGCGTCGGTGAGTGAGGGCGGGCCCGAAAGCCGGAGTGCGCGAGGTGGTTACGAGGCATCCGGTGAGACCAGTGCCGATGTTGTACCCGGCGGTTACGGGGCTGGGGGTGGGCGCGATATGCCCGGGGTGCGGATGCGGGACGAGGCGACCACTTTTCAGCCGTTCGGGCCGGAGGGGCCGACTATTGCGGCGCAGATGCGGCCGCGGGGGGCGGATCCCACTCGGGTGTTTCCGGTCGAGGCGGGGCAGGAGCCTGCGCCGCGGGGGTATCCGCTCGACGAGGGTGGGGAGCCGCCTGTGGCGGGGGCGCCGACCACGGTGATGCCGACGGGGGTGGGCACCGGGCGGCCGTCTACGGCCGATTCCCCGACCACGTTCATGGCGCGCGATCGGGCGCCGTCGGATGCCGAGGATACCGATCCGCAGGCGCACGGGTTCGAGCCTCCGACCACGGGTACGCTGCGGATCATTCCGCCTGCCAAGCAGGGGGACGAGCACGACACCGGCAGCGATCTCCCGGTGATCCACCCGTCGGATCCGACACTGGTGCGGCCGGGCGAGTTTCAGTTCACCCCGCTGCCGCAGCAGTCGCCGCCACGGCCCCCGGCGCCGTGGGAACTGCCGCCGCGCACCGAATTCCTGCCGCGCTCGGATCTGCGGCAGCCCGGTGCCGAAACCGCCTACGAGGGCGACGAGTACGGCTACGAGGAGGGCGAGGGGTACGGCTACGACGAGCACTACGGCGGAAGCGACTACGCCGCCGACGAATACGACGACCGGCGGGCGAACAAGCGCTCCATCGCCGTGCCGATCGTCCTCGGCGTGCTCGGCGTCGCCCTCGCCGCGGTGGTGGCGGCGTTCGGCTGGCACGTGCTGAACAAGCCCCCGGGTACCTCCGTGGCGATATCCACCGGCTCCCCCACCACCCGCGCCGCCACCGCGAGCCCGTCCCCGTCGGCCGCGACCACGACGGGCGCGGCCACCAGCACCTCGGCCGCGGCCACCCCGCCGCCCGGCGCGACCGCGTGCCAGAGCACCGGTGCGGCACAAGGCAAGTACGCGCACGCGGCCACCGGCACCTCGGTCACGTCCTGCGGTTTCGCCGAGGCGGTGCGCGCGGCCTACGCGCAGGCCGCATCCGCCGGGTCGCAGCCCGCCACGGTGGTGGCCCTCAGCCCGGTCACCGGCCGGTCCTACACCATGACCTGCACAACCTCGGGCCGGGTGGTCACCTGTAGCGGCGGTGAGAACGCGGTGGTGTATGTCTACTGA
- a CDS encoding undecaprenyl-diphosphate phosphatase, with the protein MLTYIQAIVIGALQGVTELFPISSLGHSVLVPAWIGGSWEQLVTEGDSADGTPYLAFVVALHVATALALLGYYWRDWRDIIVGFLVTLRTRRIETSAQRLAWLIILATIPVGALGLVLEHPLRTMFATPIFASVFLTLNGVVLIVGEGLRRRNGPSLADYGRTFAEREARAAAEARGVAVAADTRAESERRLASLSVKDALGIGLAQSGALLAGFSRSGLTMVGGLLRGLDHEDTAKFAFLLATPVILAAGVLKLPELAGPQGAHIHGQALVGAIVAGVAAWLAVRFLERFFQSRTLLPFAVYCLIAGLASIIRFA; encoded by the coding sequence ATGCTCACCTACATCCAAGCCATCGTCATCGGTGCCCTGCAAGGCGTCACCGAGCTGTTCCCCATCTCCAGCCTCGGGCATTCGGTGCTGGTCCCGGCGTGGATCGGCGGCTCCTGGGAGCAACTGGTCACCGAGGGCGACTCCGCCGACGGCACCCCGTACCTGGCGTTCGTCGTCGCGCTACACGTGGCCACCGCGCTCGCGCTGCTCGGCTACTACTGGCGCGACTGGCGCGACATCATCGTCGGCTTCCTCGTCACGCTGCGCACCCGCCGGATCGAGACCTCCGCGCAGCGGCTGGCCTGGCTGATCATCCTCGCCACCATCCCGGTCGGCGCGCTCGGCCTGGTGCTGGAACATCCGCTGCGCACCATGTTCGCGACGCCGATCTTCGCCAGCGTCTTCCTGACCCTCAACGGCGTCGTGCTCATCGTCGGTGAGGGACTGCGCCGCCGCAACGGTCCGTCGCTGGCCGACTACGGACGGACATTCGCCGAGCGCGAGGCCCGCGCCGCCGCCGAGGCCCGCGGCGTCGCGGTCGCGGCGGACACCCGCGCCGAGTCCGAACGGCGGCTGGCGTCGCTGAGCGTGAAGGACGCCCTCGGCATCGGCCTGGCCCAATCCGGTGCGCTGCTGGCCGGATTCAGCCGCTCCGGCCTCACCATGGTCGGCGGCCTGCTGCGCGGGCTCGACCACGAGGACACCGCCAAGTTCGCCTTCCTGCTCGCCACCCCGGTCATCCTCGCGGCGGGCGTGCTGAAGCTGCCGGAGCTCGCCGGACCGCAGGGCGCGCACATTCACGGCCAGGCCCTGGTCGGCGCGATCGTGGCCGGGGTGGCGGCGTGGCTGGCGGTGCGGTTCCTGGAGCGGTTCTTTCAGAGCCGCACGCTGCTGCCGTTCGCGGTGTACTGCCTGATCGCCGGGCTGGCGTCGATCATCCGGTTCGCGTGA
- a CDS encoding alpha/beta-hydrolase family protein, with protein sequence MSSSIRSTQGTGRFDTVRSRLRQGFSLAARHPPRIGTALAVAAGGVASLAPGLLPRTAGAQAILSALLVVVALAIAGLARIVLRWRGIDVNGRWGRYRWWVAGVGVVALTGAAVHANYWQNRLRAAMNFPGVGPGYWVQCLLGAVVVVALAIGVVRGLRWTVRRLGRMRSVGLGVLAVLATQFAVVPALVQWREQAYAAANAELEPDVVQPVSYSRSGSTGSAVSWPSLGAQGRRFVAGQPQRGVRVYVGLESAPDLDSRVALAISELERSGGLRRSNLVVVVPTGSGWIDGQAAEGLDRRFGGDVALVGLQYSEAPSWATFVFGRAAAERSARALFTAVEHRLAALPDPPHLYVYGQSLGATAGSAIFADDADQRHRVCAALWAGPPANQVHRTRATVLANSSDPVVRWSPELLWRAPDLTDTRPDAPQPRWLPVISFLQTSADLLAALTPAPGHGHRYGIDQGTALGGC encoded by the coding sequence ATGAGTTCATCCATCCGCTCGACCCAGGGCACCGGGCGGTTCGACACGGTGAGATCCCGTCTGCGGCAGGGGTTTTCGCTTGCCGCCCGGCATCCGCCGCGGATCGGTACGGCGCTTGCCGTGGCTGCGGGTGGGGTGGCGTCGTTGGCGCCGGGGCTGTTGCCGCGGACGGCCGGGGCGCAGGCGATTTTGAGTGCGCTGCTGGTGGTGGTCGCGTTGGCGATTGCCGGGCTGGCGCGAATTGTGTTGCGGTGGCGTGGGATCGATGTCAATGGGCGGTGGGGTAGGTATCGGTGGTGGGTGGCCGGGGTGGGGGTGGTGGCGCTCACGGGGGCGGCGGTGCATGCGAATTACTGGCAGAACCGGTTGCGGGCGGCCATGAATTTTCCGGGCGTCGGGCCGGGGTACTGGGTGCAGTGTCTGCTCGGGGCCGTGGTCGTCGTCGCCCTCGCGATCGGCGTGGTGCGCGGATTGCGGTGGACGGTGCGGAGATTGGGGCGGATGCGCAGCGTCGGGCTCGGGGTGCTGGCGGTGCTGGCCACGCAGTTCGCCGTGGTTCCGGCGCTGGTGCAGTGGCGGGAACAGGCGTACGCGGCCGCCAATGCCGAGCTGGAACCCGATGTGGTGCAGCCGGTTTCGTACTCCCGATCGGGGAGCACGGGCTCCGCGGTGAGCTGGCCCTCGCTCGGGGCGCAGGGGCGCCGATTCGTGGCCGGACAGCCGCAGCGAGGGGTGCGGGTGTATGTCGGCCTCGAATCGGCGCCCGATCTGGATTCCCGTGTCGCCCTGGCGATCAGCGAGCTGGAGCGATCCGGTGGCCTGCGGCGGTCGAATCTGGTCGTGGTGGTGCCGACCGGCTCGGGCTGGATCGACGGCCAGGCCGCCGAGGGGCTGGACCGGCGCTTCGGCGGCGATGTGGCGCTGGTCGGGCTGCAATACTCCGAGGCGCCGAGCTGGGCGACCTTCGTCTTCGGCCGCGCCGCCGCCGAACGGTCCGCCCGCGCCCTGTTCACCGCCGTCGAACACCGGCTGGCCGCCCTGCCCGACCCGCCGCACCTGTACGTCTACGGCCAGAGCCTGGGCGCCACCGCGGGCAGCGCGATCTTCGCCGACGACGCCGACCAGCGACACCGCGTCTGCGCGGCCCTGTGGGCGGGCCCGCCCGCCAACCAGGTCCACCGCACTCGCGCCACCGTCCTGGCCAACTCCTCCGACCCGGTGGTCCGCTGGTCCCCCGAACTCCTCTGGCGCGCCCCCGATCTCACCGACACCCGCCCCGACGCCCCCCAGCCCCGATGGCTCCCGGTGATCAGCTTCCTCCAAACCTCCGCCGACCTCCTCGCCGCCCTGACCCCCGCCCCGGGCCACGGCCACCGC
- a CDS encoding ATP-dependent 6-phosphofructokinase, translated as MRIGVLTGGGDCPGLNAVIRAVVRTANGRYGDAIVGFQDGWRGLLEDRKIHIHNDDRTDRLLTKGGTMLGTARTNPDVLRAGLGRIKQTLDDNGIDVLIPIGGEGTLTAASWLSDEGVPVVGVPKTIDNDIDCTDATFGHDTAVDIATDAIDRLHTTAESHQRVMLVEVMGRHAGWIAINCGIASGAHLTLVPEVPFDVDEVCTMIKRRFQRGDSHFICVVAEGAKPAAGSFALREGGVDEYGHERFTGVAHQLGVEIERRIGKEVRTTVLGHVQRGGKPTAYDRVLATRFGVHATEAVHDGQFGTMVALHGTEIDLVPLSEATKQLKLVPADRYQEAAAFFG; from the coding sequence ATGCGCATCGGAGTCTTGACCGGAGGCGGGGACTGCCCAGGCTTGAACGCGGTCATCCGGGCCGTCGTTCGCACCGCGAACGGCCGCTATGGCGACGCGATCGTCGGTTTTCAGGACGGGTGGCGTGGTCTGCTCGAGGATCGCAAGATCCACATCCACAACGACGACCGCACCGACCGCCTGCTCACCAAGGGCGGCACCATGCTCGGCACCGCACGCACCAATCCGGATGTGCTGCGGGCCGGGCTCGGCCGGATCAAGCAGACGCTCGACGACAACGGCATCGACGTGCTCATCCCGATCGGCGGCGAGGGCACGCTGACCGCCGCCAGCTGGCTGTCCGACGAGGGCGTCCCCGTCGTCGGGGTGCCCAAGACCATCGACAACGACATCGACTGCACCGACGCCACATTCGGCCACGACACCGCCGTGGACATCGCCACCGACGCCATCGACCGCCTGCACACCACCGCCGAATCCCATCAGCGCGTGATGCTGGTGGAGGTCATGGGCCGGCACGCGGGCTGGATCGCGATCAACTGCGGCATCGCCTCGGGCGCGCACCTCACCCTGGTTCCCGAGGTGCCCTTCGACGTCGACGAGGTCTGCACGATGATCAAACGCCGCTTCCAGCGCGGGGATTCGCATTTCATCTGCGTGGTCGCCGAGGGCGCCAAGCCCGCCGCGGGGTCGTTCGCGCTGCGCGAGGGCGGCGTCGACGAGTACGGCCACGAGCGTTTCACCGGCGTCGCGCATCAGCTGGGCGTGGAGATCGAACGCCGCATCGGCAAGGAGGTGCGCACCACCGTGCTCGGGCACGTGCAGCGCGGCGGCAAGCCCACCGCCTACGACCGGGTGCTGGCGACCCGCTTCGGCGTGCACGCCACCGAGGCCGTGCACGACGGGCAGTTCGGCACCATGGTGGCGCTGCACGGCACCGAGATCGACCTGGTGCCCCTGTCGGAGGCCACCAAGCAGCTCAAGCTGGTACCGGCCGACCGCTATCAGGAGGCGGCCGCGTTCTTCGGCTGA
- a CDS encoding sensor histidine kinase: MVRAVQKMGRVARKPGRLRTEFDILTGIVTLVFFAVGWPTLHVTHQVPIAAQPFIAGLAAFPFALIRVNPALGWAISAGSALLIALAIPHQPGHHMAFQVVHILALFALLFAVAVRAPMQIVVIAWASTSVLFGTTMSNNGNPWGWPIGMTGLVIFGLLVRWLVLSRKALVEQAEENELERARRAILEEKARIARDLHDVVAHHMSMVVVQAQTAPYRVTDVSPAARAEFESIGASAREALNEIRSMLGVLRSDGQLPEHAPQPAAVDLLTLLDGARRAGMPVEWTVDGALQAIPDTVGLALYRIVQESLSNASRHAAGAAVRVSVAVGASAVEVAVGNGPGGTTTPGAPGTGIAGMRARAEAMGGELTAGPRPDGGFEVRATLPLTAGAAEADAATISADSV, translated from the coding sequence ATGGTTCGGGCAGTGCAGAAGATGGGGCGGGTGGCGCGGAAGCCGGGTCGGCTCCGCACGGAATTCGACATACTCACCGGCATCGTCACTCTCGTCTTCTTCGCGGTGGGGTGGCCCACGCTGCACGTCACCCATCAGGTGCCGATCGCCGCGCAGCCGTTCATCGCGGGCCTGGCCGCCTTCCCCTTCGCCCTGATCCGCGTGAATCCGGCGCTGGGCTGGGCGATCTCGGCGGGGTCGGCGCTGCTGATCGCGCTCGCGATCCCGCATCAGCCCGGCCACCACATGGCGTTCCAGGTGGTGCACATCCTGGCGCTGTTCGCCCTGCTGTTCGCCGTCGCGGTGCGCGCGCCCATGCAGATCGTGGTGATCGCCTGGGCATCCACCTCGGTGCTGTTCGGCACCACCATGTCCAACAACGGGAATCCGTGGGGCTGGCCCATCGGCATGACCGGCCTGGTGATCTTCGGCCTGCTGGTGCGCTGGCTGGTGCTGTCGCGCAAGGCCCTGGTCGAACAGGCCGAGGAGAACGAGCTGGAGCGGGCCCGCCGCGCCATCCTCGAGGAGAAGGCCCGCATCGCCCGCGACCTGCACGACGTGGTGGCCCACCACATGTCGATGGTGGTGGTGCAGGCGCAGACCGCGCCCTACCGGGTGACCGACGTATCCCCGGCCGCCCGTGCCGAATTCGAGTCGATCGGGGCCTCGGCGCGGGAGGCGCTCAACGAGATCCGCAGCATGCTCGGCGTGCTGCGCAGCGATGGGCAGCTGCCCGAGCACGCGCCGCAGCCCGCCGCGGTCGACCTGCTGACCCTGCTCGACGGCGCGCGCCGGGCCGGAATGCCGGTGGAGTGGACCGTCGACGGTGCGCTGCAAGCGATTCCGGACACCGTCGGCCTGGCGCTGTACCGGATCGTGCAGGAGTCGCTGTCCAATGCCTCCCGGCACGCCGCCGGGGCCGCGGTGCGGGTGAGCGTGGCGGTCGGCGCGTCCGCCGTGGAGGTGGCGGTCGGCAACGGCCCCGGCGGGACGACCACCCCGGGCGCCCCGGGCACCGGCATCGCGGGCATGCGCGCGCGGGCCGAGGCCATGGGCGGCGAGCTCACCGCCGGGCCGCGACCGGACGGCGGATTCGAAGTCAGGGCGACGCTTCCGCTGACCGCGGGCGCGGCCGAGGCGGACGCGGCGACGATTTCGGCGGACTCGGTCTAG
- a CDS encoding serine/threonine-protein kinase codes for MLRSGDVFAGFTIDRLLGQGGMGSVYLARHPRLPRLTALKLLNRELFTDAEIRARFEREADLAAQLDHPNIVAVYDRGTEDDQLWISMQYVDGVDAASVNPHSLPPERAVQVIEGVAEALDYAHGCGVLHRDVKPANIMLARSGGGKGERVFLTDFGIARLREDSTHLTQAGMFTATLAYASPEQMTGTALDHRSDQYSLACALYWLLTGTGPFDSPDPAALIRGHLQLPVPPASARRPGLTPAMDAVLARAMAKGPLERFASCADFAAAARQALRGRMPAMPVPVSSTAVPVPPAGYLPAEESVAPQRYPPEALAPTSPVYPTGTGFAPVPTAPQPMSRRPSNALIWLAVGLTVVLVAVVAVGTTLWLGSGHHRGKPVRAEPPRPSVVPPPVPTTRAPAPTSISPAPPPDPRSQAQSGFSALLPPGSNTTVGYAYQDASCAWKKPGEAGTVLQDEPLKSGPWQGVWECTPKAAGTGLSIAYAVVVYDSPAAVQAAVAALPAKSAVPGYKQGIAYNAHSWAIPDRYDPAHYETAQLAVTFDSDPLRADTLLYVRLWGGSGAPDTAPPSAHEAVAEWWEAAPL; via the coding sequence GTGTTGCGCAGCGGTGACGTGTTCGCCGGGTTCACCATCGACCGGCTGCTGGGTCAGGGCGGCATGGGTTCGGTGTACCTGGCGCGACACCCGCGGCTGCCCCGGCTGACGGCATTGAAGCTGCTGAATCGGGAGTTGTTCACCGACGCCGAGATTCGCGCCCGCTTCGAGCGCGAGGCCGACCTGGCCGCGCAGCTGGACCACCCGAACATCGTCGCCGTCTACGATCGCGGCACCGAGGACGATCAGCTGTGGATCAGCATGCAGTACGTCGACGGCGTGGACGCGGCGAGCGTGAACCCGCACTCGCTGCCGCCGGAGCGGGCGGTGCAGGTGATCGAGGGCGTCGCCGAGGCACTGGATTACGCGCACGGGTGCGGCGTACTGCACCGGGATGTGAAGCCCGCCAACATCATGCTGGCCCGCTCGGGCGGCGGCAAGGGCGAACGGGTATTTCTCACCGACTTCGGCATCGCCCGCCTGCGCGAGGACTCCACGCACCTCACCCAGGCCGGAATGTTCACGGCCACACTGGCTTACGCGTCGCCGGAGCAGATGACCGGCACCGCGCTGGACCACCGGTCCGACCAGTACTCGCTGGCGTGCGCGCTGTACTGGCTGCTGACCGGGACCGGGCCGTTCGATTCGCCCGATCCGGCCGCGCTCATCCGCGGTCATCTGCAGCTGCCGGTGCCGCCCGCCAGCGCGCGGCGGCCGGGACTGACACCGGCCATGGACGCCGTGCTCGCGCGGGCGATGGCCAAGGGGCCGCTCGAACGCTTCGCCAGCTGTGCCGATTTCGCGGCCGCCGCGCGGCAGGCGCTCCGGGGCCGGATGCCCGCCATGCCGGTGCCCGTGTCGTCCACCGCGGTGCCGGTGCCGCCCGCCGGGTATCTCCCGGCAGAGGAATCGGTTGCCCCGCAGAGGTATCCGCCGGAGGCTCTCGCCCCCACGTCGCCGGTCTATCCGACCGGGACCGGATTCGCGCCGGTTCCCACTGCGCCGCAACCGATGTCGCGGCGCCCGTCGAACGCCCTGATCTGGCTGGCGGTGGGCCTCACGGTGGTGCTGGTCGCCGTCGTCGCGGTGGGTACCACGCTGTGGCTCGGCTCGGGGCACCACAGGGGCAAGCCGGTGCGCGCCGAGCCGCCGCGCCCCAGCGTCGTGCCACCGCCGGTCCCCACCACCCGGGCCCCGGCCCCGACCTCGATATCGCCTGCGCCGCCACCGGATCCGCGTTCGCAGGCGCAGAGCGGTTTCTCCGCGCTGCTGCCGCCGGGGTCCAACACCACGGTCGGCTACGCGTATCAGGACGCGTCGTGCGCCTGGAAGAAGCCGGGCGAGGCGGGCACGGTACTGCAGGACGAGCCGCTCAAATCCGGTCCGTGGCAGGGTGTTTGGGAGTGCACCCCGAAGGCCGCCGGGACCGGCCTGTCCATCGCGTACGCGGTGGTGGTGTACGACAGCCCCGCCGCCGTGCAGGCCGCGGTCGCCGCGCTGCCCGCCAAATCCGCGGTGCCCGGCTACAAGCAGGGCATCGCGTACAACGCGCACAGCTGGGCGATCCCCGACCGGTACGATCCGGCGCACTACGAGACCGCGCAGCTGGCCGTGACCTTCGACTCCGATCCCCTCCGCGCCGATACCCTGCTGTACGTGCGGCTCTGGGGTGGTTCCGGCGCGCCCGACACCGCCCCGCCCTCCGCGCACGAGGCGGTCGCCGAATGGTGGGAAGCCGCGCCGCTGTGA
- a CDS encoding response regulator, with protein sequence MPITVLIADDQAMVRQGFGALLAAQPDISVIGDAPNGKIAVAEAKRLRPDVVLMDVRMPEMNGLDAARAILAAGFDPPVRVLMLTTFDIDDYVYEALSLGASGFLLKDAPADELVRAVRVVADGQALLAPTVTRRLIADVTRRRARPKPAPALDMLTPREREVLELIARGMSNVEIAEALFVAEQTVKTHVSKVFSKLNLRDRAQAVVLAYESGLVTPG encoded by the coding sequence GTGCCCATCACGGTTCTGATCGCCGACGACCAGGCGATGGTGCGGCAGGGCTTCGGCGCCCTGCTGGCCGCCCAGCCCGATATCAGCGTCATCGGGGACGCGCCCAACGGCAAGATCGCGGTGGCCGAGGCCAAGCGGCTGCGCCCCGACGTGGTGCTCATGGACGTGCGCATGCCGGAGATGAACGGCCTGGACGCGGCCCGCGCCATCCTCGCCGCCGGATTCGATCCGCCGGTGCGGGTGTTGATGCTCACCACCTTCGATATCGACGACTACGTCTACGAGGCATTGAGCCTGGGCGCCAGCGGTTTTCTGCTCAAGGACGCCCCCGCCGACGAACTGGTGCGCGCGGTGCGGGTGGTGGCCGACGGGCAGGCGCTGCTGGCGCCGACGGTGACGCGGCGGCTCATCGCCGACGTGACCCGGCGGCGCGCGCGCCCCAAACCGGCACCGGCGCTGGACATGCTGACCCCGCGCGAACGCGAGGTGCTCGAGCTCATCGCGCGCGGCATGTCCAATGTCGAGATCGCCGAGGCGCTGTTCGTGGCCGAGCAGACGGTCAAGACCCATGTGTCCAAGGTGTTCTCGAAACTGAACCTGCGCGACCGCGCGCAGGCGGTGGTGCTGGCGTACGAGTCCGGGCTGGTGACACCGGGCTGA